Proteins from one Natrinema salinisoli genomic window:
- the solA gene encoding N-methyl-L-tryptophan oxidase — MSTSGDRYDVLVIGVGGMGSATTAHLADRGLDVLGLERYDVPHAKGSSHGITRIIRRAYYEHPSYIPLLKRAYDLWDDLAAETDREVIHRTGSIDAGPAESAVFEGSLRSCEAHDIPHEVLTSEQLSERFPGYQLPEGYRALYQPDGGFVVPEQSIVGHVETAQAAGAEIRARERVLEWEPTSDGGVRVETDRGTYDAANMILAAGAWNHTFADALEGLAVPERQVLGWFQPEQPSTFEPEKFPVWNLKVPEGRFYGLPIYDVPGFKIGKYHHRDEQVDPDDYDTEPGLEDERLLRDATANYFPDAAGPTMRLATCMFTNSPDEHFILDTLPDHPQVAVGAGFSGHGFKFASVIGEILADLAVDGETDHPIDMFRLDRFDE; from the coding sequence ATGAGCACGAGCGGAGATCGATACGACGTCCTCGTGATCGGCGTCGGCGGGATGGGCAGCGCGACGACCGCCCACCTCGCCGATCGCGGACTCGACGTGCTCGGACTCGAGCGCTACGACGTCCCCCACGCGAAGGGATCGTCACACGGTATCACGCGGATCATCCGGCGAGCCTACTACGAGCATCCGTCCTACATTCCGCTCCTGAAACGGGCCTACGATCTCTGGGACGACCTCGCGGCCGAGACCGACCGCGAGGTGATTCACCGGACGGGGTCGATCGACGCCGGTCCCGCGGAGAGCGCCGTCTTCGAGGGGTCGCTGCGCTCCTGCGAAGCGCACGATATTCCCCACGAGGTACTGACGAGCGAGCAGCTGTCCGAGCGGTTCCCGGGCTATCAGCTCCCGGAGGGGTACAGAGCGCTGTACCAGCCCGACGGCGGCTTCGTCGTCCCCGAACAGTCGATCGTCGGTCACGTCGAAACGGCCCAGGCGGCCGGCGCCGAAATACGCGCCCGCGAACGGGTTTTGGAGTGGGAACCGACCTCGGACGGCGGCGTTCGGGTCGAGACCGACCGCGGAACCTACGACGCCGCGAACATGATCCTCGCCGCCGGTGCCTGGAACCACACGTTCGCTGACGCGCTCGAGGGGCTCGCGGTCCCCGAACGGCAAGTACTCGGCTGGTTCCAGCCCGAACAACCGTCGACGTTCGAACCCGAGAAGTTCCCGGTCTGGAACCTGAAGGTACCCGAAGGACGGTTCTACGGGCTGCCGATTTACGACGTGCCGGGATTCAAGATCGGCAAGTACCACCACCGCGACGAGCAGGTCGATCCGGACGACTACGACACCGAACCCGGCCTCGAGGACGAGCGGCTCCTCCGCGACGCCACGGCGAACTACTTCCCCGACGCGGCGGGACCGACGATGCGCCTCGCGACCTGCATGTTCACGAACTCCCCGGACGAGCACTTCATCCTCGATACGCTCCCCGACCACCCGCAGGTGGCCGTCGGAGCCGGCTTCTCGGGCCACGGCTTCAAGTTCGCCAGCGTCATCGGCGAGATCCTCGCCGACCTCGCGGTCGACGGCGAGACGGACCATCCCATCGATATGTTTCGACTCGATCGGTTCGACGAGTAA
- a CDS encoding acyl-CoA synthetase has translation MPSNHNLSGYEETRAEFTWDRIYDEAAWDAPSELNIAHEVCDRHAENREKVALYQVDEDGELTTLTFWELAERTNRFANVLESLGIERGDRVFSYMPRIPEHYVALVGTLKRGAVFGGINERFGPDGISYRLDDCDAKAIVTTAANRDTVAAALEDAPSVEHVIVVSDDGTGIRRGDASYHSEMETANREYEPADTGGEDDALLYYTSGTTGLAKGVLHKHRWVAGVAATQKYSVDLREGDLYWSTADLGWLTGPINTLGAWFWGTALFTYEGEFDPEEWADLLDTYPISVLFSVPTAYRMLREHEDVLEGVSLDLRHALSIGEPLSAGVVEWGEETLGVTIHDTYGQTETGNMIIDNYPTMDVRPGSMGKPLPGIEAAVVDPETGAVLEPGETGEIAQRGDYPCFFAEYWEKPEKTDSCFVDGPDGEWYLSGDLAHTDEDGYFWFEGRADDVILSSGYRIGPFEVESSLGEHEAVAEAAVVPKPHRERGNIVKAYVVPSEDATPSEALEEEISTHVREELSAHEYPREIEFREELPKTVTGKIRRTELQDEVDGEAKAE, from the coding sequence ATGCCATCGAACCACAACTTATCCGGGTACGAGGAGACTCGAGCGGAGTTCACGTGGGATCGGATCTACGACGAGGCGGCGTGGGATGCCCCGTCAGAACTGAACATCGCACACGAGGTCTGCGATCGACACGCCGAGAACAGAGAGAAGGTAGCGCTCTACCAGGTCGACGAGGACGGCGAGTTGACCACGCTGACGTTCTGGGAACTGGCCGAGCGAACGAACCGATTCGCGAACGTCCTGGAGTCGCTCGGAATCGAGCGGGGCGACCGCGTCTTCTCGTACATGCCGCGGATCCCCGAGCACTACGTCGCGCTAGTCGGGACGCTCAAACGCGGGGCCGTCTTCGGCGGGATCAACGAGCGGTTCGGCCCCGACGGCATCTCCTACCGGCTGGACGACTGCGACGCGAAGGCGATCGTCACCACCGCGGCAAACCGGGACACCGTGGCGGCCGCGCTCGAGGACGCCCCCTCGGTCGAACACGTCATCGTCGTCAGCGACGACGGGACGGGAATTCGGCGGGGCGACGCGAGCTACCACAGTGAGATGGAGACGGCGAATCGCGAGTACGAGCCGGCCGACACCGGCGGCGAGGACGACGCGCTGCTGTACTACACCAGTGGAACGACCGGACTCGCGAAGGGCGTTCTCCACAAACACCGGTGGGTCGCCGGCGTCGCCGCCACGCAAAAGTACTCCGTCGATCTACGGGAGGGCGACCTGTACTGGTCCACGGCGGACCTCGGCTGGCTGACCGGACCGATCAACACCCTCGGTGCCTGGTTCTGGGGAACGGCACTGTTTACCTACGAAGGCGAGTTCGACCCCGAGGAGTGGGCCGACCTGCTCGACACCTACCCCATCTCGGTCCTGTTCTCGGTCCCGACGGCCTACCGCATGCTCCGCGAGCACGAGGACGTCCTCGAGGGAGTGTCGCTCGATCTGCGGCACGCGCTGTCGATCGGCGAGCCGCTCTCGGCGGGCGTCGTCGAGTGGGGCGAAGAGACCCTCGGCGTCACGATCCACGACACCTACGGCCAGACCGAGACGGGGAACATGATCATCGACAACTACCCGACGATGGACGTTCGGCCGGGATCGATGGGGAAGCCCCTACCGGGTATCGAAGCCGCGGTCGTCGACCCGGAGACGGGTGCGGTGCTCGAGCCCGGCGAAACCGGCGAGATCGCCCAGCGCGGCGACTACCCCTGCTTCTTCGCGGAGTACTGGGAGAAGCCGGAGAAGACGGACTCGTGTTTCGTCGACGGCCCCGACGGGGAATGGTATCTTTCGGGCGATCTGGCGCACACGGACGAAGACGGCTACTTCTGGTTCGAGGGTCGGGCCGACGACGTCATCCTCTCCTCGGGCTACCGGATCGGCCCGTTCGAAGTCGAAAGCTCGCTGGGCGAGCACGAGGCCGTCGCCGAGGCCGCCGTCGTCCCGAAGCCCCACCGCGAGCGCGGGAACATCGTGAAGGCCTACGTCGTCCCCAGCGAGGATGCAACGCCCTCCGAGGCGCTCGAGGAGGAGATCAGCACCCACGTCCGAGAGGAACTCTCGGCTCACGAGTACCCCCGCGAGATCGAGTTCCGGGAGGAACTGCCGAAGACGGTCACGGGGAAGATCCGTCGGACGGAGCTCCAGGACGAAGTGGACGGAGAAGCAAAGGCGGAGTGA
- a CDS encoding GAF domain-containing protein, whose product MTRPRATTQTRTILYVADLEATASDGAAALEAVESGPDRSARPATTVERVRNWAKGVDCVVFAETPTTAAGSNLLEVVDACGETPLVLFSDSSYAPTAARSTDGIDGYVRRDTDDAVEHLADEIEWVCGGVDRAESADSETETETKAEAGTNAESDSGAIAMAGERAAPTPTRAGRLLEAVPELAACRDRDRLFELVVDAAADAFECEYCWLSTIHFGQFEPRATTTAVREDDLESTSREGPLGDVLRTGEPLRLDDVATDDRLAAPFDGIESLYCFPVGDVGILHLAAEEPAAFDEPDCDLLAQWCRSVTAVLERIDADASRDTARERLRRERDRLREERDRLADERDRSRALFANVPEPTVRYEVDDGRPIVRDVNDTFTEVFGTDAETIVGDPVDEDTVPPGLEQRRATLLESLRAGERRQLVSRRETVDGIREFLLTLVPVDADPDEDAAGTTADHNPEGLIIYSDVTEANRRERELAAARARLETIADMVDEDVRGPLNVARGYLELAEETGDREHFEEVDDAQERLREVVDQLVAIARRDDALVETEPVAIHDVARRAWVAVDTGDARLVTQAANDRVLEADKTQLRELFEHLLQSTVDVSERSDAGTDGETSTESDATPVVTVGATDDGFYVARRDPGAETGNRTGLETDPVPGQLASADGTGFGHGTVERIADAHGWNVGVAEDDDRVAFAFRGVDAGDGNRNGNEG is encoded by the coding sequence ATGACCCGCCCCCGAGCGACCACACAGACGCGAACGATCCTCTACGTCGCCGATCTCGAGGCGACGGCCAGCGACGGTGCTGCCGCGCTCGAGGCGGTCGAATCGGGGCCCGACCGCTCGGCACGGCCGGCGACGACCGTCGAGCGGGTCCGCAACTGGGCGAAAGGGGTCGACTGCGTCGTCTTCGCCGAGACGCCGACGACCGCGGCGGGCTCGAACCTGCTCGAGGTGGTCGACGCCTGCGGCGAGACGCCGCTGGTGCTCTTTTCGGACTCGTCGTACGCGCCGACGGCCGCTCGATCGACCGACGGTATCGACGGCTACGTTCGTCGCGATACCGACGACGCCGTCGAACATCTCGCAGACGAGATCGAGTGGGTCTGCGGTGGCGTCGACCGCGCCGAGAGTGCCGATTCGGAGACCGAAACGGAAACAAAAGCGGAAGCGGGGACGAACGCGGAATCCGACTCCGGTGCGATCGCGATGGCCGGCGAACGAGCGGCACCGACTCCGACCCGTGCCGGCCGACTCCTCGAGGCGGTTCCCGAGCTGGCCGCCTGCCGCGACCGCGACCGCCTCTTCGAACTCGTGGTCGACGCCGCGGCCGACGCCTTCGAGTGCGAGTACTGCTGGCTCTCGACGATTCACTTCGGGCAGTTCGAGCCGCGGGCGACTACGACGGCGGTTCGGGAGGACGACCTCGAGTCGACGTCGCGCGAGGGACCGCTCGGTGACGTCCTCCGGACGGGAGAGCCGCTCCGCCTCGACGATGTCGCGACCGACGACCGGCTCGCGGCTCCTTTCGACGGAATCGAATCGCTGTATTGTTTCCCCGTCGGCGACGTCGGTATCTTGCACCTCGCCGCCGAGGAGCCGGCGGCGTTCGACGAGCCCGACTGCGACCTGCTCGCGCAGTGGTGTCGTTCCGTCACCGCAGTCCTCGAGCGGATCGACGCCGACGCGAGTCGGGATACGGCGCGAGAGCGACTGCGCCGGGAACGGGACCGACTGCGGGAGGAACGCGATCGGCTCGCGGACGAACGCGACCGCTCTCGCGCCCTGTTCGCGAACGTTCCGGAACCGACGGTCAGATACGAGGTCGACGACGGACGGCCGATCGTTCGGGACGTCAACGACACGTTCACCGAGGTCTTCGGCACCGACGCCGAGACGATCGTCGGCGACCCCGTCGACGAAGACACCGTCCCGCCCGGACTCGAGCAACGACGGGCCACGCTGCTCGAGTCGCTGCGGGCGGGCGAGCGCCGGCAGCTCGTCAGTCGCCGGGAAACCGTCGACGGCATCCGCGAGTTCCTGCTGACGCTGGTCCCGGTCGATGCGGATCCCGACGAAGACGCGGCCGGGACGACCGCCGATCACAACCCCGAAGGGTTGATCATCTATAGCGACGTCACCGAGGCGAACCGTCGCGAACGAGAGCTGGCGGCCGCTCGGGCGCGCCTCGAGACGATCGCCGATATGGTCGACGAGGACGTCCGCGGGCCGCTGAACGTCGCGCGCGGATATCTCGAACTCGCGGAGGAGACCGGCGATCGGGAGCACTTCGAAGAAGTCGACGACGCGCAGGAACGATTACGGGAGGTCGTCGACCAACTGGTCGCGATCGCTCGACGGGACGACGCGCTCGTCGAGACCGAACCCGTCGCCATTCACGACGTCGCGCGCCGGGCCTGGGTCGCAGTCGATACCGGCGACGCGCGGCTCGTCACGCAGGCGGCGAACGACCGCGTCCTCGAGGCGGACAAAACGCAGCTGCGAGAGCTGTTCGAACACCTGTTGCAGAGTACGGTCGACGTATCGGAGCGCTCCGACGCGGGGACCGACGGCGAGACGAGCACCGAGAGCGACGCGACGCCCGTCGTGACCGTCGGGGCGACCGACGACGGCTTCTACGTCGCGCGACGGGATCCCGGGGCCGAGACCGGGAACAGAACCGGACTCGAGACGGATCCGGTCCCCGGGCAACTGGCCTCGGCCGACGGCACCGGGTTCGGGCACGGCACCGTCGAACGAATCGCCGACGCCCACGGCTGGAACGTCGGCGTCGCCGAGGACGACGACCGCGTCGCCTTCGCGTTCCGCGGTGTCGACGCTGGCGACGGGAATAGGAACGGGAACGAAGGGTAG
- a CDS encoding bactofilin family protein, which yields MEGIDTVSRLVVVVLVALVVCGTVPATVAGQTDGQTGGTVVVDEGETVDSLEAFGGSVVVRGTVTGDVSAVGGDVRIEQTGSVGGDIDAAGGSVTIAGTVDGDVNVGAGSLTVAESGTVGGTLMAGVGSATIDGTIEGDAEIGAETIRLGETASIAGDLRYDGDLEGNTDAVAGEIQEDPSLGVDVAPTIQPFASWLFTAYVLALNLLVGALLLALFPRFSAGVADRVASGPLRSGLVGLGVLVGIPVLLIALAITVVGIPLSMIGGFVFGLLLWIGTIYGRFAVAAWLLSLVGLGNRWLALVVGLVAGALLSRLPIPIVGEAINLLVLLLGLGALVRGLVGHWRTARGRDRDRRVGPGTDEPTAD from the coding sequence ATGGAAGGGATCGATACGGTATCGCGGCTCGTCGTCGTCGTGCTGGTCGCACTCGTCGTCTGCGGGACCGTCCCCGCGACGGTCGCCGGCCAGACTGACGGCCAGACCGGCGGCACGGTCGTCGTCGACGAAGGCGAAACGGTCGACAGCCTCGAGGCGTTCGGCGGGAGCGTCGTCGTCCGCGGCACGGTGACGGGCGACGTCAGCGCCGTCGGGGGCGACGTGCGGATCGAACAGACCGGTTCGGTCGGCGGAGATATCGACGCCGCCGGCGGGAGCGTGACGATCGCGGGGACCGTCGACGGTGACGTCAACGTCGGAGCGGGAAGCCTCACCGTCGCCGAAAGCGGCACCGTCGGCGGCACCCTCATGGCCGGCGTCGGGAGTGCGACGATCGACGGCACGATCGAGGGCGACGCCGAAATCGGTGCGGAGACGATTCGACTGGGCGAGACGGCCAGTATCGCGGGCGATCTGCGGTACGACGGCGACCTCGAGGGGAACACCGACGCGGTCGCCGGCGAGATTCAGGAGGACCCGTCGCTGGGAGTCGACGTCGCGCCGACGATCCAACCCTTCGCGTCGTGGCTGTTCACCGCGTACGTCCTCGCGCTGAATCTACTGGTCGGTGCCCTGTTGCTCGCGCTGTTCCCCCGCTTCTCGGCGGGAGTCGCCGACCGCGTCGCATCGGGGCCGCTCCGCTCCGGACTCGTCGGACTCGGGGTCCTCGTCGGGATTCCCGTGCTCCTGATCGCGCTCGCGATCACCGTCGTCGGCATCCCGCTGTCGATGATCGGCGGCTTCGTCTTCGGCCTGCTGCTGTGGATCGGGACGATCTACGGCCGCTTCGCCGTCGCCGCGTGGCTCCTCTCGCTGGTCGGGCTCGGCAATCGGTGGCTCGCACTCGTCGTCGGACTGGTCGCCGGCGCGCTCCTCTCCCGGCTTCCGATCCCGATCGTCGGCGAGGCGATCAACCTGCTCGTCCTGCTGCTGGGACTCGGCGCGCTCGTTCGCGGGCTAGTCGGCCACTGGCGAACCGCCCGCGGTCGAGATCGCGACCGCCGCGTCGGGCCCGGCACCGACGAACCGACCGCCGACTGA
- the samp2 gene encoding ubiquitin-like small modifier protein SAMP2, with protein MHVTVDVKGEDTYELELEAVAGAGDGSATNSDTADAPPTYADLLREVDLSPHEVSVLVDGRPVPEDQPVESDHVTVLRLIKGG; from the coding sequence ATGCACGTCACCGTCGACGTCAAAGGCGAGGACACCTACGAACTCGAGCTCGAGGCGGTGGCGGGGGCCGGAGACGGGTCCGCAACGAATTCCGATACCGCCGACGCGCCGCCGACGTACGCGGACCTGCTCCGCGAGGTCGATTTGAGCCCCCACGAGGTGAGCGTCCTCGTCGACGGTCGCCCGGTCCCCGAGGATCAGCCGGTCGAGAGCGACCACGTGACGGTGTTACGACTGATCAAGGGCGGGTAA
- a CDS encoding aspartate kinase has product MRVVAKFGGTSLGSGDRINRAADSIAAAVEDGHEIAVVASAMGSTTDELLDEISFETDEADRAQIVSMGERTSVRMLKAALSARGIDAIFLEPGSERWPVVTDEYGEVNVEETQKRAQEVAADLDGTVPVITGFLAEGPDGSITTLGRGGSDTTAVMMGKYMDADEVVIVTDVEGVMTGDPHVVEGARNVGEISVDELRNLSFRGAEVVAPSALSYKGGNLDVRVVHYQHGDLLSGGTSIEGEFRNLVDLRERPLACLTVAGRAIRNEPGVFNHLSEALAESDVNVDAVASGMDTITFYIDEEEAERAENILHREVIARDALSSVTVDSPIAVIRVTGGELPNQPGIISEIVNPLAEARIHLQDIITSATSVALFVDWDDREETLELTQDLF; this is encoded by the coding sequence ATGCGCGTCGTAGCGAAGTTCGGCGGGACGAGCCTGGGAAGCGGTGACCGGATCAACCGCGCCGCGGATTCGATCGCCGCGGCCGTCGAGGACGGTCACGAGATCGCCGTCGTCGCCAGCGCGATGGGGTCGACCACCGACGAACTGCTCGACGAAATCAGCTTCGAGACCGACGAAGCCGACCGCGCTCAGATCGTCAGCATGGGCGAGCGGACGTCCGTCCGCATGCTCAAGGCCGCGCTGTCGGCCCGCGGAATCGATGCGATCTTCCTCGAGCCCGGCAGCGAGCGGTGGCCCGTCGTCACCGACGAGTACGGCGAGGTCAACGTCGAAGAAACGCAGAAACGCGCCCAGGAGGTCGCAGCGGATCTCGACGGCACGGTGCCCGTCATCACCGGCTTCCTCGCCGAGGGGCCGGACGGCTCGATCACGACGCTGGGTCGCGGTGGCAGCGACACGACGGCGGTCATGATGGGCAAGTACATGGACGCCGACGAGGTCGTCATCGTGACCGACGTCGAGGGCGTCATGACCGGCGATCCACACGTCGTCGAAGGCGCGCGAAACGTCGGCGAGATCTCCGTCGACGAACTCCGAAACCTCTCGTTCCGCGGGGCCGAGGTCGTCGCCCCCTCCGCGCTGTCCTACAAGGGCGGCAATCTGGACGTTCGCGTCGTCCACTACCAGCACGGGGACCTCCTGTCGGGCGGGACGAGCATCGAAGGCGAGTTCAGGAACCTCGTGGACCTTCGCGAGCGACCGCTGGCCTGCCTGACCGTCGCCGGCCGAGCGATCCGCAACGAGCCCGGCGTCTTCAACCACCTCTCGGAGGCGCTCGCCGAGAGCGACGTCAACGTCGACGCCGTCGCCAGCGGCATGGACACGATCACCTTCTACATCGACGAGGAGGAGGCCGAGCGAGCCGAGAACATCCTCCACCGGGAGGTCATCGCCCGCGACGCACTCTCGAGCGTCACCGTCGACTCGCCGATCGCGGTCATCCGGGTCACCGGCGGTGAACTCCCCAATCAGCCCGGGATCATCAGCGAGATCGTCAATCCGCTCGCCGAGGCCCGAATCCACCTGCAGGACATCATCACGAGCGCGACCAGCGTCGCGCTGTTCGTCGACTGGGACGACCGCGAGGAAACTCTCGAGCTGACGCAGGACCTGTTCTAG
- a CDS encoding replication factor C small subunit, with protein sequence MSEADAEAAEPTPGKTEVWIEKYRPERLDDIKGHTDIVPRLKNYVEQDDLPHLMFAGPAGTGKTTAAQAIAREVYDDDWRENFLELNASDQRGIDVVRDRIKDFARSSFGGYDHRIIFLDEADALTSDAQSALRRTMEQFSNNTRFILSCNYSSQIIDPIQSRCAVFRFTELTEDAIEAQVREIAATEEIEVTDDGVDALVYAADGDMRKAINALQAAAVMGETVDEETVFAITATARPEEVEAMVEHTIDGDFTAARAALEDLLTERGLAGGDVIDQLHRSAWEFDIPERATVRLLERLGEVDYRITEGANERLQLEAMLASLALEADA encoded by the coding sequence ATGAGCGAGGCCGACGCCGAGGCGGCGGAGCCCACACCCGGGAAGACCGAAGTCTGGATCGAGAAGTACCGCCCGGAGCGACTCGACGACATCAAGGGCCACACGGACATCGTTCCGCGGCTCAAAAACTACGTCGAGCAGGACGATCTCCCGCATCTCATGTTCGCGGGGCCGGCCGGTACTGGGAAGACCACTGCTGCACAGGCGATCGCTCGAGAAGTCTACGACGACGACTGGCGGGAGAACTTCCTCGAGCTCAACGCTTCCGACCAGCGCGGGATCGACGTCGTCCGCGATCGGATCAAGGACTTCGCGCGCTCGAGTTTCGGCGGCTACGACCACCGCATCATCTTCCTCGACGAGGCCGACGCGCTGACGTCCGACGCCCAGTCCGCGCTGCGCCGGACGATGGAGCAGTTCTCGAACAACACGCGGTTTATTCTCTCGTGTAACTACTCGAGTCAGATCATCGACCCCATCCAGTCGCGGTGTGCGGTCTTCCGCTTTACCGAACTCACCGAAGACGCCATCGAGGCCCAGGTCCGAGAGATCGCCGCCACCGAGGAGATCGAGGTGACCGACGACGGCGTCGACGCCTTAGTCTACGCGGCCGACGGCGACATGCGGAAAGCCATCAACGCCCTGCAGGCCGCCGCGGTGATGGGAGAAACCGTCGACGAGGAGACGGTGTTCGCGATCACCGCGACTGCCCGCCCCGAGGAAGTCGAGGCGATGGTCGAGCACACCATCGACGGCGACTTCACCGCTGCCCGCGCCGCCCTCGAGGACCTCCTGACCGAACGGGGCCTCGCCGGCGGCGACGTCATCGACCAATTGCACCGCTCCGCCTGGGAGTTCGATATTCCAGAACGGGCGACGGTTCGACTCCTCGAGCGACTCGGGGAGGTCGACTACCGGATCACCGAGGGCGCGAACGAGCGCCTGCAACTCGAGGCGATGTTGGCCTCGCTGGCGCTCGAGGCGGACGCCTGA
- a CDS encoding GNAT family N-acetyltransferase: MFVRTATLDDALEVRRILDGAMLEPGDVERRIDATDVFVAGDRQGGSTDADAADSTDRERILGTTVLEPIGSEEGAHVAAIGVRRRHRGRGIGSALIERALEREGRLTARFDDGVRPFYERLGFSIEPIDEQRHRGVAVTADRI; this comes from the coding sequence ATGTTCGTCCGTACCGCCACCCTCGACGACGCCCTCGAGGTCCGGCGCATCCTCGACGGGGCGATGCTCGAGCCGGGCGACGTGGAACGGCGAATCGACGCCACGGACGTCTTCGTTGCGGGCGATCGGCAGGGCGGATCGACGGACGCCGACGCCGCCGATTCGACGGACCGAGAACGGATCCTCGGGACGACCGTTCTCGAGCCGATCGGGAGCGAGGAGGGTGCCCACGTCGCGGCCATCGGCGTCCGCCGACGCCACCGGGGTCGGGGGATCGGCTCGGCGCTGATCGAACGCGCGCTCGAGCGGGAGGGGCGGCTCACGGCACGGTTCGACGACGGCGTCCGACCGTTCTACGAGCGGCTCGGCTTTTCGATCGAGCCGATCGACGAACAGCGCCACCGCGGGGTGGCGGTAACGGCCGACCGAATCTGA
- a CDS encoding tryptophanase has translation MVAYKSKVVERIQLPSRERRTAALEEAGYNVFDLSADEVFIDLLTDSGTGAMSDDQWAALLRGDEAYAGSSSFDRLESAVADVMGFEHVVPTHQGRGAENVLYGALLSEGDVALNNTHFDTTRAHVSNQGADPVDCPVPSAHDPEADEPFKGNFSLERARAAVDEVGADRVPLVILTVTNNSAAGQPVSVENTRRVRAFADEIDAAFVIDACRFAENAYFVTRREDEFAEATVAEVAREQLGSADALVMSGKKDGLVNVGGFVASDDEALFERCKQRAILYEGFPTYGGMAGRDVAAMAVGLREAVEEAYIEDRVEQVRELGAMLEEAGLPVYEPVGGHAVYLDAGAAFPGIPADEFPGQALVCELYREGGVRGVELGSFAFPETDRPELVRLAVPRRTYHREHFEHVVETARAVLERREEVSGLEIVSNPAVPELRHFSAALEPVSADPPIAVDGGSE, from the coding sequence ATGGTCGCATACAAGTCGAAAGTCGTCGAGCGGATTCAGTTGCCATCGAGGGAACGGCGAACGGCGGCGCTCGAGGAGGCCGGGTACAACGTGTTCGATCTCTCCGCTGACGAGGTCTTCATTGATTTGTTGACCGACAGCGGCACGGGTGCGATGAGTGACGACCAGTGGGCCGCGCTCTTGCGAGGCGACGAAGCGTACGCCGGCTCGTCGAGCTTCGATCGCCTGGAATCCGCGGTCGCGGACGTGATGGGATTCGAGCACGTGGTGCCGACCCACCAGGGCCGCGGCGCGGAGAACGTTCTCTACGGGGCGCTGCTCTCCGAGGGCGACGTCGCGCTCAATAACACCCACTTCGATACGACGCGAGCGCACGTCTCGAATCAGGGTGCAGATCCGGTCGACTGTCCGGTTCCGTCGGCCCACGACCCGGAGGCGGACGAGCCGTTCAAGGGGAACTTCTCGCTCGAGCGGGCGCGAGCGGCCGTCGACGAGGTCGGCGCGGACCGCGTCCCGCTGGTGATCCTGACGGTCACGAACAATTCGGCGGCGGGCCAGCCGGTCAGCGTCGAAAACACCCGTCGCGTCCGCGCGTTCGCCGACGAGATCGATGCCGCGTTCGTGATCGACGCCTGCCGGTTCGCGGAGAACGCCTACTTCGTGACCCGGCGCGAGGACGAGTTCGCCGAGGCGACGGTCGCCGAGGTAGCCCGCGAGCAACTCGGCTCCGCCGACGCGCTCGTCATGAGCGGGAAGAAAGACGGGCTGGTGAACGTCGGCGGCTTCGTCGCGAGCGACGACGAGGCCCTCTTCGAGCGGTGCAAACAGCGTGCCATCCTCTACGAGGGCTTTCCCACGTACGGCGGGATGGCCGGCCGAGACGTCGCCGCGATGGCCGTCGGCCTGCGCGAGGCCGTCGAGGAAGCGTATATCGAAGACCGAGTCGAACAGGTCCGCGAACTCGGCGCGATGCTCGAGGAAGCCGGCCTTCCGGTGTACGAACCGGTCGGCGGCCACGCTGTCTACCTCGACGCCGGGGCGGCGTTCCCGGGGATTCCGGCCGACGAGTTTCCGGGGCAGGCGCTGGTCTGCGAACTGTACCGAGAGGGCGGAGTCAGGGGCGTCGAACTCGGGAGCTTCGCGTTCCCCGAGACCGACCGCCCGGAACTGGTCCGGCTCGCGGTTCCGCGCCGGACCTACCACCGGGAGCACTTCGAGCACGTCGTCGAGACGGCTAGGGCCGTCCTCGAGCGCCGCGAGGAGGTGTCCGGCCTCGAGATCGTTTCCAACCCCGCGGTTCCGGAGCTCCGTCACTTTTCCGCGGCGCTCGAACCGGTTTCTGCCGACCCGCCGATCGCCGTCGATGGGGGGTCGGAGTGA